CGACGTCGAGCGACGGCTGCGTTTCGTCACCGAGGTCGCCGAGAAGACCTCCGAGGCGATCGGATCCGAGCGCGTCGGGATCCGTCTGTCACCCTACGGTGTGTTCAACGAGATGCAGCCCTACGACGAGATCGACGAGACCTACCAGAGGCTGGCCGCGATCCTGCGCGACTTCGGTCTGCTGTACGTGCACCTCGTCGACCATTCGGCCATGGGCGCGCCCCCGGTGCCCGACGCGATCAAGGCCACGATCCGCGAGACCTTCGGTGGACCCGTGATCCTGGCCGGAGGCTATGACCACGCGCGGGCCAACGCCGATCTGAACGCCGGTAAGGCCGACATGATCGCCTTCGCGCGACCCTTCCTGGCGAATCCCGATCTGCTCGAGCGCTTCGAGGCGGGAACCGCGTTGAACGAGGCCGACCCCGAGACCTTCTACACGCCCGGGGAAGTCGGATACGTGGACTACCCGACCCTCGGCTGATCCCGAGGAGGCCCCATGACCTCGATCCGTGTCGACTGCGACGACATCACCTCGCTCGACGTCGACGCCATGGTCGCCGCGGCCAACACGAGACTGGCCGGAGGCGGAGATTTCGACGGTGCGGCCCCCCACGCGGCCGGCCCCCGCCTGCTCGAGGCCTGCCGCTCGATCGCGTTCCCCGCGATCAGCTGTGGCGTCCACGGGTTCCCGGTGGAGGACCTCGCGGGCGCGGCCGCGGGCGCCGGCGGCCTGGGGTGTCATCGTTCGTCGACGATTCTCGCGTATCGATTGACATGCCTGCGGCAGGGGTCGTAGGGAACCGGGACACACCGATCGCCTCCATCGGCGTGCGTCGCCTCCCGCGAACGCTCCGATCCGGAGGTCCGACTTGAACGAACGCCGACGGATTCCGTGGTCGCCCGTGGTCCGGCTGCTCGCGACGGTCTTCGTCGCGGGATGTGCCGGCGAAGACCCGACGACGCCCCCCGGTGCCGTCGTACCCCTTCCCGTCGAGATCGCTCGCGACGAACTGTTCGCGTACTTCGATCACCTCGAGGCCGCGACCACCGATCCGACCGACCCGGTCGCTGTCCACCGGACCACGGTCGAGTTCGTCGACCGCCGGTACGCCGACCGGCCCGAAGACCGGCGGGCCGGTCTGACCTACCTGTGGAACCTCGAGGACGCGGACGTGGTCATGGACGGGCCTGTCGGGTCCGTGCCGGTGCTTCCCGCGGAGGTCGTGGACGCAGCCGACGCGGTCCTCGGTTCGACCACCGGTGTCGCCGACGTCCTGGCGTGGGTCCGGGAGCGCCGGCGATCGAGATCATCGCAGACCGGCGTCGGCGATCGGGCACGGGTGCTGGAGTGCTACTTCGCCCTGCTCGAACGCATCACGTTGTACGTGCAGTGCGTCGTCACCGACCTCCCCGCCGGATCCGACCGCCGCCGCGATCGTACGCGCTGTCTCCTGTCGACCCTCGGGAGCAGCGTGTCCGCTCTGATCGACGGCGCGCCGGTCGGTGGCACGCGGAGCTCGGCCGGATCCGGCGGAACGATCCTGGACGGCCCACCCGGTGGTGTCGTCGGCGTCCTCGGAGCTGTGGTGACACGCGCCACGGCCGGCTGTTTCCGTCCTGCGCACCCTGCTCCCGGGTGTTCCCCGATGGCACCGACCCGCGCTTCGCGCATGCTCGAGGCCGCGCACTCCGGGGAAGAATCCACACTCGACCCGACCACCACGGAGACGCCATGCAGATCGGCGACCGCGAAGTCGAGATCCACCGCCGCGACAAGGTGCTCTTTCCCGACGACGGGATCACCAAGGGCGAC
The Candidatus Krumholzibacteriia bacterium genome window above contains:
- a CDS encoding macro domain-containing protein, translating into MTSIRVDCDDITSLDVDAMVAAANTRLAGGGDFDGAAPHAAGPRLLEACRSIAFPAISCGVHGFPVEDLAGAAAGAGGLGCHRSSTILAYRLTCLRQGS